Proteins encoded by one window of Streptomyces clavuligerus:
- a CDS encoding transglycosylase domain-containing protein produces MGRADARRERERAARATRKAARPKGLRRFFTWKKLLGTFLGVCLLGMGAFYAVYLMTPVPKANAEAELQSNVYRYSDGTLLTRTGELNREIIELEKIPRDVQYAFVAAENKSFFKDSGVDLKGTARGLLNTVTGKGKQGGSTITQQYVKNYYLNQDQTFSRKLKELVIALKVDGEKSKQDILAGYMNTSYYGRGAYGIQAAAQAYYHVDAEKLTLDQGAYLAALLQAPNQYDWAIASDTGKRMAEQRWAYTLDNMVEEGWLDASARADMRFAVPKAPKAAPGMEGQVGYLVDAANAELENQGISEEDIRAGGWTITLSIDQKRQAALEQAVDSGLESRLDREKNPKHAAIQAGATSVDTETGEVVALYGGVGATEHWLSNATRRDYQPASTFKPVVLAAALENGSTTQDGRSIGLDTIYDGDSKRPVEGSDTPFAPENVNDRDFGPITVQKATNSSVNSVYAQMIVDVTPEKTKDTALALGMRDGKAFLERPAMSLGTMGASTWDMAGVYATFAHHGKKVTPTIVKSAEHRVREAVLQDPIGGQAISRESADTVTSALTSVVEEGSGVAARGDYEAAGKTGTSESNITAWYAGYTPTLSTVVGLMGASPDGTRQVTLTDSVGQGRVNAGGIPAEIWKAYTAKALGADAGAAFDLETKEREPVAPPPSPSASVPALPSPSPSAVEERRPERPEPTREQNGNGQQQRPEPEQERPEQVRPTSPATGRPPVRPSPPPTKTPERPRPSQPPTTPPTGPGGGEQGGGTEDEDPGAS; encoded by the coding sequence ATGGGCCGAGCGGATGCGCGACGGGAGCGGGAGCGCGCGGCGCGGGCGACCAGGAAGGCCGCCCGCCCGAAGGGACTGCGGCGCTTCTTCACCTGGAAGAAGCTGCTGGGCACGTTCCTGGGTGTCTGCCTGCTCGGCATGGGCGCCTTCTACGCCGTCTATCTGATGACCCCGGTGCCCAAGGCCAACGCCGAGGCCGAACTCCAGAGCAATGTCTACCGGTACAGCGACGGCACCCTCCTGACCCGCACCGGGGAGCTCAACCGCGAGATCATCGAGCTGGAGAAGATACCGAGGGACGTCCAGTACGCCTTCGTCGCCGCCGAGAACAAGAGCTTCTTCAAGGACTCCGGCGTCGATCTCAAGGGCACCGCCCGGGGCCTGCTCAACACCGTCACCGGCAAGGGCAAGCAGGGCGGCTCGACCATCACCCAGCAGTACGTCAAGAACTACTACCTCAACCAGGACCAGACCTTCAGCCGCAAGCTCAAGGAACTGGTGATCGCGCTCAAGGTCGACGGCGAGAAGAGCAAGCAGGACATCCTCGCCGGGTACATGAACACCAGCTACTACGGCCGGGGCGCCTACGGCATCCAGGCGGCGGCCCAGGCGTACTACCACGTCGACGCCGAGAAGCTCACCCTCGACCAGGGCGCCTATCTCGCGGCCCTGCTCCAGGCCCCCAACCAGTACGACTGGGCGATCGCCTCGGACACCGGCAAGCGGATGGCCGAGCAGCGCTGGGCGTACACCCTCGACAACATGGTCGAGGAGGGCTGGCTCGACGCCTCCGCCCGCGCGGACATGCGGTTCGCCGTGCCCAAGGCGCCCAAGGCCGCCCCCGGTATGGAGGGCCAGGTCGGCTATCTCGTCGACGCGGCCAACGCCGAGCTGGAGAACCAGGGCATCAGCGAGGAGGACATCCGGGCCGGCGGCTGGACGATCACCCTCAGCATCGACCAGAAGCGCCAGGCCGCGCTGGAGCAGGCCGTCGACAGCGGGCTGGAGTCCCGGCTCGACCGCGAGAAGAACCCGAAGCACGCCGCCATCCAGGCGGGCGCCACCTCCGTGGACACGGAGACCGGTGAGGTCGTCGCCCTCTACGGCGGCGTCGGCGCCACCGAGCACTGGCTGTCCAACGCCACCCGCCGCGACTACCAGCCCGCCTCCACCTTCAAGCCGGTGGTCCTCGCCGCCGCGCTGGAGAACGGGTCGACCACCCAGGACGGCCGCTCGATCGGCCTCGACACGATCTACGACGGCGACAGCAAGCGCCCCGTCGAGGGCAGCGACACCCCGTTCGCACCCGAGAACGTCAACGACCGGGACTTCGGCCCCATCACCGTCCAGAAGGCCACCAACAGCTCGGTCAACTCGGTCTACGCCCAGATGATCGTGGACGTCACCCCGGAGAAGACCAAGGACACCGCCCTCGCGCTGGGCATGCGCGACGGCAAGGCGTTCCTGGAGCGGCCCGCGATGTCGCTGGGCACCATGGGCGCCTCCACCTGGGACATGGCGGGCGTCTACGCGACCTTCGCCCACCACGGCAAGAAGGTCACGCCGACCATCGTGAAGTCCGCCGAGCACCGGGTCCGCGAGGCCGTGCTCCAGGACCCCATCGGCGGCCAGGCCATCAGCCGGGAGAGCGCCGACACCGTGACCTCCGCGCTCACCTCCGTCGTCGAGGAGGGCTCCGGCGTCGCGGCCAGGGGCGACTACGAGGCGGCGGGCAAGACCGGCACCTCGGAGAGCAACATCACCGCCTGGTACGCGGGCTACACCCCCACGCTGTCGACCGTCGTCGGTCTGATGGGCGCCTCGCCCGACGGCACCCGGCAGGTCACCCTCACCGACAGCGTCGGCCAGGGCCGTGTCAACGCGGGCGGCATCCCGGCCGAGATCTGGAAGGCGTACACCGCGAAGGCGCTCGGCGCCGACGCCGGTGCCGCGTTCGACCTGGAGACGAAGGAGCGGGAGCCGGTCGCGCCGCCGCCCAGCCCCTCGGCCTCCGTCCCCGCCCTGCCGTCGCCCTCACCGTCCGCGGTGGAGGAGCGGCGCCCGGAGCGCCCGGAGCCCACCCGGGAGCAGAACGGGAACGGCCAGCAGCAGCGGCCTGAACCGGAACAGGAGCGTCCGGAGCAGGTCCGGCCCACATCGCCCGCCACCGGCCGTCCGCCGGTGCGGCCCTCGCCGCCGCCGACCAAGACCCCCGAGCGGCCCCGGCCCAGCCAGCCCCCCACCACCCCGCCGACGGGGCCCGGTGGGGGAGAGCAGGGCGGCGGCACCGAGGACGAGGACCCGGGAGCCTCCTGA
- a CDS encoding SPFH domain-containing protein, whose amino-acid sequence MTTTRTTRPTDSARTARGPAAEPAVREFPAHSIGGGTFLLLGLGGLGLGVALVVLGAVAGATAVKVVLIFTGVLLCLGAFLSLCGLNNVAPGEARVVQLFGRYRGTIRTDGLRWVNPLTSREAISTRVRNHETAVLKVNDAYGNPIELAAVIVWRVRDTAQALFEVDDYEEFVSTQAEAAVRHIAIEYPYDAHDEDGLSLRGNAEEITEKLGVELHARIRAAGVEIIESRFTHLAYAPEIASAMLQRQQAGAMVAARRQIVEGAVGMVEEAINRITERDLVELDPERKAAMVSNLMVVLCGDRSAQPVLNTGTLYQ is encoded by the coding sequence ATGACCACCACCAGGACCACCCGGCCGACGGACTCCGCCCGCACCGCGCGGGGGCCCGCCGCGGAGCCCGCCGTCAGGGAATTCCCCGCCCACAGCATCGGCGGGGGGACGTTTCTGCTGCTCGGGCTCGGCGGACTGGGCCTCGGTGTCGCCCTGGTCGTCCTCGGGGCGGTCGCCGGTGCCACCGCCGTCAAGGTCGTTCTGATCTTCACCGGGGTGCTGCTGTGCCTCGGCGCCTTCCTCTCCCTGTGCGGACTCAACAACGTGGCGCCCGGCGAGGCCCGGGTGGTCCAGCTCTTCGGCCGCTACCGGGGCACCATCCGCACCGACGGGCTGCGCTGGGTCAATCCGCTCACCTCCCGCGAGGCGATCTCCACCCGGGTGCGCAACCACGAGACCGCCGTGCTCAAGGTCAACGACGCCTACGGCAACCCGATCGAGCTGGCCGCCGTGATCGTCTGGCGGGTGCGGGACACCGCCCAGGCGCTCTTCGAGGTGGACGACTACGAGGAGTTCGTCTCCACCCAGGCCGAGGCCGCCGTGCGGCACATCGCGATCGAGTACCCGTACGACGCCCACGACGAGGACGGCCTCTCGCTGCGGGGCAACGCCGAGGAGATCACCGAGAAGCTCGGGGTCGAGCTGCACGCCCGGATCAGGGCGGCGGGCGTCGAGATCATCGAGTCCCGCTTCACCCACCTCGCGTACGCCCCGGAGATCGCCTCCGCCATGCTCCAGCGCCAGCAGGCGGGCGCGATGGTCGCGGCCCGGCGGCAGATCGTGGAGGGCGCGGTCGGTATGGTCGAGGAGGCGATCAACCGGATCACCGAGCGCGACCTCGTGGAACTGGACCCGGAGCGGAAGGCGGCCATGGTCTCCAATCTGATGGTGGTGCTGTGCGGTGACCGCTCGGCGCAGCCGGTACTCAACACGGGCACGCTCTACCAGTGA
- a CDS encoding PadR family transcriptional regulator, with protein MSIGHTLLALLEAGPRHGYDLKRAFDERFGHDRPLHYGQVYSTMSRLLKNGLVEVDGVEPGGGPERKRYAITASGITDVSRWLAQPEKPEPYLQSTLYTKVVLALLTGRGAAELLDRQRAEHLRLMRILTDRKRQGDLADQLICDHALCHLEADLRWLELTSARLDRLARTIGAPAQPGRRSVPSQEAPSV; from the coding sequence ATGTCCATCGGTCACACCCTCCTCGCGCTCCTGGAAGCCGGGCCGCGGCACGGATACGACCTCAAGCGCGCCTTCGACGAACGGTTCGGCCACGATCGCCCGTTGCACTACGGGCAGGTCTACTCGACCATGTCGCGGCTGCTGAAGAACGGTCTGGTCGAGGTGGACGGGGTGGAGCCCGGAGGGGGGCCCGAGCGCAAGCGGTACGCCATCACCGCGTCCGGGATCACCGATGTCTCCCGCTGGCTGGCCCAGCCGGAGAAACCGGAGCCGTATCTTCAGTCGACGCTCTACACCAAGGTGGTCCTGGCGCTGCTGACCGGGCGGGGCGCGGCCGAACTGCTGGACCGGCAGCGGGCCGAGCATCTGCGGCTGATGCGCATCCTCACCGACCGCAAGCGCCAGGGCGACCTGGCCGACCAGCTCATCTGCGATCACGCCCTGTGTCATCTGGAGGCCGACCTGCGCTGGCTGGAGCTGACCTCCGCCCGGCTCGACCGGCTCGCCCGGACGATCGGCGCACCCGCGCAGCCGGGGCGGCGCTCCGTTCCGTCCCAGGAGGCGCCGTCCGTATGA
- a CDS encoding ABC transporter ATP-binding protein translates to MIPAGSLLFAENLHKGFGRTTALDGAAFSIHPGEVVAVLGPSGSGKSTLLHCLAGIVAPDSGTVHYDGRELTALPDRERSALRRTEFGFVFQFGQLVPELSCTENVALPLRLAGVRRRAAERTAREWLERLEVADIGGHRPGEVSGGQGQRVAVARALVTSPRVVFADEPTGALDSYSGERVMELLTDAARALNTAVVLVTHEARVAAYSDREIVVRDGRTRDPDLAL, encoded by the coding sequence ATGATCCCCGCGGGCTCCCTTCTCTTCGCCGAGAACCTGCACAAGGGCTTCGGCCGCACCACCGCCCTCGACGGGGCCGCCTTCTCCATCCACCCCGGCGAGGTCGTCGCCGTCCTCGGCCCCTCGGGCTCCGGCAAGTCGACCCTGCTGCACTGTCTCGCCGGGATCGTCGCCCCGGACTCGGGCACCGTCCACTACGACGGCCGGGAGCTGACCGCCCTGCCCGACCGGGAGCGGAGCGCGCTGCGCCGCACCGAGTTCGGCTTCGTCTTCCAGTTCGGCCAGCTCGTGCCCGAGCTGAGCTGCACCGAGAACGTGGCGCTGCCGCTGCGGCTCGCCGGGGTCAGGCGCCGGGCCGCCGAGCGCACCGCCCGGGAGTGGCTGGAGCGCCTGGAGGTCGCGGACATCGGCGGCCACCGCCCCGGCGAGGTCTCCGGCGGCCAGGGCCAGCGGGTCGCGGTCGCCCGCGCGCTGGTCACCTCCCCCCGGGTGGTCTTCGCCGACGAGCCCACCGGCGCGCTCGACTCGTACAGCGGTGAACGGGTGATGGAGCTGCTCACCGACGCCGCGCGCGCCCTGAACACCGCCGTCGTCCTCGTCACCCACGAGGCCCGGGTGGCCGCGTACTCGGACCGCGAGATCGTGGTGCGGGACGGCCGCACCCGCGACCCGGACCTGGCGCTGTGA
- a CDS encoding FtsX-like permease family protein translates to MTLPGVRRPAVRGRARRWSQELVLGFRFGALGGRESWMRNVLTAVGVGLGVALLLIAASLPQIMSERDQRTNNRLPHAFLLSEPARPTATSVVTADISTEFRSETVTGEVLRADGDRPKLPPGVDALPRPGEMVVSPALERLLGSPEGEPLAERLGRHISGTIGPAGLLDPGELLFYAGSDTLSADVEGFRTDGFGYTGEGFDSGSVDPVLTVLATLITVVLLVPVAVFIATALRCGGDRRDRRLAALRLVGADIRAVRRIAAGEALFASLLGLVTGFAFFALARLFAGSVRIWGLSAFPSDVVPVPWLAALIAGAVPTVSVLLTLFALRSVVIEPLGVVRGSRTRPRRLWWRLLMPATGVAVLLLADPIQRKAGSEQTYPVPLAVGAILVLLGVTALFPWLVGAVVGRLRGGPLPWQLAVRALQLRSGTATRSVSGIMVAVSGAIALQMVFAGMHEDFKRVTGVHPAWGLMDVTLTNAAAKPVEPMARALRETRGVSDVLPMVTSSARPPSLPPTGDEPPPSASLTVADCPVLRKLARIRSCEDGDTFVVHSSDSWGNDWVRRTARKGEEIVVDSRHGPPPDSVPEGGFRWTLPEDSPTVTARRDFAGWEYDGIYATPGALDPGRLRHSAARAVVTLDESVPDAEDRVRNTAARLDPVAHIWSIHTPERDRKYASIHTGLLAGATGTMVLIAATMVITQIEQLRERRRLLSTLLAFGTRRSTLAWSQLWQTALPVVLGTAVATAGGLVLGAVMLRLIAKPLPDWRLFLPVAGTGTMVILLVTLVSLPTLWRMTRTDGLRTE, encoded by the coding sequence GTGACCCTGCCGGGGGTGCGGCGCCCGGCGGTCCGCGGCCGGGCCCGCCGCTGGTCGCAGGAGTTGGTGCTCGGGTTCCGCTTCGGTGCCCTGGGCGGGCGCGAGAGCTGGATGCGCAATGTCCTGACCGCCGTCGGTGTCGGCCTCGGGGTCGCGCTGCTGCTGATAGCGGCCTCGTTGCCGCAGATCATGAGCGAGCGCGACCAGCGGACGAACAACCGCCTCCCGCACGCCTTTCTGCTGAGCGAGCCCGCCCGGCCCACCGCGACCTCGGTGGTGACGGCGGACATCTCCACCGAGTTCCGCTCGGAGACCGTCACCGGGGAGGTGCTGCGCGCGGACGGGGACCGGCCGAAGCTGCCCCCGGGGGTGGACGCGCTGCCCCGCCCCGGCGAGATGGTGGTCTCCCCCGCGCTCGAACGGCTGCTCGGCTCGCCCGAGGGGGAGCCGCTGGCCGAGCGGCTGGGGCGGCACATCAGCGGCACCATCGGTCCCGCGGGCCTCCTCGACCCGGGCGAGCTGCTCTTCTACGCGGGCAGCGACACGCTGAGCGCGGACGTCGAAGGCTTCCGCACCGACGGCTTCGGCTATACCGGGGAGGGTTTCGACAGCGGCTCGGTCGACCCCGTGCTCACCGTGCTCGCCACCTTGATCACGGTGGTGCTGCTGGTGCCCGTCGCGGTCTTCATCGCCACCGCCCTGCGGTGCGGCGGCGACCGCCGGGACCGCAGGCTCGCGGCGCTGCGGCTGGTGGGGGCGGACATCCGGGCGGTCCGCCGGATCGCGGCGGGCGAGGCCCTGTTCGCCTCCCTGCTGGGGCTGGTGACGGGCTTCGCCTTCTTCGCCCTCGCCCGGCTGTTCGCGGGGTCGGTCCGGATCTGGGGGCTGAGCGCCTTCCCCTCCGACGTCGTCCCGGTGCCCTGGCTCGCGGCGCTGATCGCCGGTGCGGTCCCGACGGTGTCCGTCCTGCTGACGCTGTTCGCCCTGCGCTCGGTGGTGATCGAGCCGCTGGGGGTCGTCCGGGGCTCCCGGACCCGGCCGCGCCGACTGTGGTGGCGGCTGCTGATGCCCGCCACCGGGGTCGCGGTCCTGCTGCTCGCGGACCCGATCCAGCGGAAGGCGGGCAGCGAGCAGACCTATCCGGTGCCGCTCGCGGTGGGCGCGATCCTGGTGCTCCTCGGGGTGACGGCGCTCTTCCCCTGGCTGGTCGGCGCGGTGGTGGGACGGCTGCGCGGCGGCCCGCTGCCCTGGCAGCTCGCCGTGCGCGCGCTCCAGCTCCGCAGCGGGACGGCGACCCGGTCGGTCAGCGGGATCATGGTCGCCGTCTCGGGGGCGATCGCGCTCCAGATGGTGTTCGCGGGGATGCACGAGGACTTCAAACGGGTCACCGGTGTCCACCCGGCCTGGGGCCTGATGGATGTGACGCTGACGAACGCGGCGGCGAAGCCGGTCGAGCCGATGGCCCGCGCGCTCCGGGAGACCCGGGGGGTGAGCGACGTCCTGCCGATGGTCACGTCCTCCGCGCGGCCCCCGAGCCTGCCCCCGACCGGCGACGAGCCGCCCCCGAGCGCCTCGCTGACCGTCGCCGACTGCCCCGTCCTGCGCAAACTGGCCCGGATCCGCTCCTGCGAGGACGGCGACACCTTTGTCGTCCACTCCTCCGACAGCTGGGGCAACGACTGGGTGAGGAGGACCGCGCGCAAGGGCGAGGAGATCGTCGTCGACTCCCGCCACGGCCCCCCGCCGGACTCCGTCCCCGAGGGCGGCTTCCGCTGGACCCTGCCCGAGGACTCCCCGACCGTCACCGCCCGCCGGGACTTCGCGGGCTGGGAGTACGACGGCATCTACGCGACGCCGGGGGCGCTCGACCCCGGACGGCTGCGCCACAGCGCGGCCCGGGCGGTCGTCACCCTCGACGAGAGCGTCCCCGACGCCGAGGACCGCGTCCGCAACACCGCCGCCCGGCTCGATCCGGTGGCCCACATATGGAGCATCCACACGCCCGAGCGGGACCGGAAGTACGCGAGCATCCACACCGGGCTGCTCGCGGGCGCGACGGGGACGATGGTCCTGATCGCGGCGACGATGGTGATCACCCAGATCGAGCAGTTGCGGGAGCGCCGCCGGCTGCTGTCCACGCTGCTCGCCTTCGGCACCCGCAGATCCACGCTCGCCTGGTCGCAACTGTGGCAGACGGCGCTGCCGGTGGTCCTGGGCACGGCGGTGGCCACGGCGGGCGGTCTGGTCCTCGGGGCGGTGATGCTCCGGCTGATCGCCAAACCCCTCCCCGACTGGCGGCTCTTCCTGCCGGTGGCGGGGACGGGGACGATGGTGATCCTGCTGGTGACGCTGGTGAGCCTGCCGACGCTGTGGCGGATGACGCGGACGGACGGGCTGCGCACCGAGTAG
- a CDS encoding LysR substrate-binding domain-containing protein, with translation MSQAHRVKQPSIAQLRAFTAVAEHLHFRDAAAAIGMSQPALSGAVSALEDVLGVQLLERTTRKVLLSPAGERLAVRARTVLDAVGALMEEAEAVRAPFTGVLRFGVIPTVAPYLLPTVLRLVHDTYPDLDLQVHEEQTASLLDGLTTGRLDLLLLAVPLGVPGVTELPLFDEDFVLVTPGDHWLGGRADLPREALRELPLLLLDEGHCLRDQALDICREAGREDGTPVTTTAAGLPTLVQLVAGGLGVTLLPRTAVEVETGRGGLQTGYFAEPAPARRIALAMRTGAARLSEFEEFATALRGALRPLPVRIAE, from the coding sequence ATGAGCCAGGCGCACCGGGTGAAACAGCCCAGTATCGCCCAGTTGCGAGCGTTCACCGCCGTCGCGGAGCATTTGCACTTCCGGGACGCGGCGGCGGCCATCGGCATGAGCCAGCCCGCGCTCTCCGGGGCGGTCTCCGCGCTGGAGGACGTCCTCGGGGTGCAGCTCCTCGAACGCACCACCCGCAAGGTGCTGCTCTCCCCCGCCGGGGAGCGGCTCGCCGTCCGCGCCAGGACCGTGCTCGACGCCGTCGGCGCGCTGATGGAGGAGGCCGAGGCGGTCCGGGCCCCCTTCACCGGGGTGCTCCGCTTCGGGGTCATCCCCACCGTCGCCCCCTATCTGCTGCCCACGGTGCTGCGGCTCGTCCACGACACCTACCCCGACCTCGATCTCCAGGTGCACGAGGAGCAGACCGCGTCCCTCCTGGACGGGCTCACCACCGGACGGCTCGACCTGCTGCTGCTCGCCGTGCCGCTCGGTGTCCCGGGGGTGACCGAGCTGCCGCTGTTCGACGAGGACTTCGTGCTGGTCACCCCGGGCGACCACTGGCTCGGCGGGCGGGCGGACCTGCCTCGCGAGGCGCTGCGGGAACTCCCGCTGCTGCTGCTCGACGAGGGCCACTGCCTGCGCGATCAGGCCCTCGACATCTGCCGTGAGGCCGGGCGCGAGGACGGCACGCCCGTCACCACCACCGCGGCCGGGCTGCCCACCCTGGTGCAGCTCGTGGCGGGCGGGCTCGGGGTGACGCTGCTGCCGCGCACCGCCGTCGAGGTGGAGACCGGCCGGGGCGGCCTCCAGACCGGGTACTTCGCCGAGCCCGCTCCGGCCCGCAGGATCGCCCTGGCCATGCGGACGGGCGCCGCCCGTCTCAGTGAGTTCGAGGAGTTCGCGACCGCGCTGCGCGGGGCGCTGCGGCCACTGCCGGTACGCATCGCGGAGTGA
- a CDS encoding peroxiredoxin codes for MLTVGDQFPAFELTACVSLEKGKEFEVLTHKSYEGKWKVVFAWPKDFTFVCPTEIAAFGKLNDEFADRDAQVLGFSGDSEFVHHAWRKDHADLRDLPFPMMADAKHELMRDLGIEGEDGYAQRAVFIVDPNNEIQFTMVTAGSVGRNPKEVLRVLDALQTDELCPCNWSKGEDTLDAGSLLAGE; via the coding sequence GTGCTCACTGTCGGCGACCAGTTCCCCGCCTTCGAACTCACCGCCTGTGTCTCGCTGGAGAAGGGCAAGGAGTTCGAGGTCCTGACCCACAAGTCCTACGAGGGCAAGTGGAAGGTCGTCTTCGCCTGGCCGAAGGACTTCACCTTCGTCTGCCCGACCGAGATCGCCGCGTTCGGCAAGCTGAACGACGAGTTCGCCGACCGTGACGCCCAGGTCCTCGGCTTCTCCGGCGACTCCGAGTTCGTCCACCACGCCTGGCGCAAGGACCACGCCGACCTGCGTGACCTGCCCTTCCCGATGATGGCCGACGCCAAGCACGAGCTGATGCGCGACCTCGGCATCGAGGGCGAGGACGGCTACGCCCAGCGCGCCGTCTTCATCGTCGACCCGAACAACGAGATCCAGTTCACGATGGTGACCGCCGGTTCCGTGGGCCGTAACCCCAAGGAGGTCCTGCGGGTCCTGGACGCCCTCCAGACCGACGAGCTGTGCCCCTGCAACTGGAGCAAGGGCGAGGACACCCTGGACGCCGGCTCCCTGCTGGCCGGTGAGTGA
- a CDS encoding alkyl hydroperoxide reductase: MSLDALKSALPEYAKDLKLNLGSVIGNNEKLTQQQLWGTVLATAIASRSPIVLRELEAEAKAQLSPEAYTAAKAAAAVMAMNNVYYRTRHLLSDPEYGTLRAGLRMNVIGNPGVEKVDFELWSLAVSAINGCGMCLDSHEQVLRKAGVEREVVQEAFKIAAVVQAVGTTLDTEATLSA, from the coding sequence ATGTCCCTCGACGCGCTGAAGTCCGCCCTGCCGGAGTACGCGAAGGACCTGAAGCTCAACCTGGGCTCGGTCATCGGCAACAACGAGAAGCTGACGCAGCAGCAGCTCTGGGGCACCGTCCTGGCGACGGCCATCGCCTCCCGCAGCCCCATCGTGCTGCGCGAGCTGGAGGCCGAGGCCAAGGCGCAGCTCTCCCCCGAGGCGTACACCGCTGCCAAGGCCGCCGCCGCCGTCATGGCGATGAACAACGTCTACTACCGGACCCGGCATCTGCTGTCCGACCCGGAGTACGGCACCCTGCGCGCGGGTCTGCGGATGAACGTCATCGGCAACCCGGGCGTGGAGAAGGTCGACTTCGAGCTGTGGTCGCTCGCGGTCTCCGCCATCAACGGCTGTGGCATGTGCCTGGACTCGCACGAGCAGGTGCTGCGCAAGGCCGGTGTGGAGCGCGAGGTGGTCCAGGAGGCGTTCAAGATCGCCGCCGTGGTCCAGGCCGTGGGCACCACCCTGGACACCGAGGCCACGCTGAGCGCGTGA
- a CDS encoding AI-2E family transporter: protein MARLPRWYSGLGAGIVRIAERMNQRREGDEEPGADVLTKGGTEHGDGPADEPEEAADRPDPVTVIPWGIRVAAEAGWRLLVLAGTLWVLMRVISAVQLVVLAFASALLITALLQPTVARLLRIGLPRGLATAVTAIAGFAVMALVGWFVVWQVMENLDTLSDRVREGIQELRLWALEGPFHVSEGQINDLADNLSDTIGSNTEEITSAGLQGVTALMEFLAGALLAMFSTLFLLHDGPRIWQWTLKLVPAQARPGVASAGPRAWATLTAYVRGTVLVALIDAIFIGLGIWFLDVPMAVPLAVFVFLFAFVPLVGAVLSGALAVVVALVTQGVFTALMVLIVVLAVQQIEGHVLQPFILGRAVRVHPLAVVLSVAVGGLIAGIGGAVVAVPLVAVTNTVVVHLRHYGRRQRVAAARALPEPRAEGAPVPPGRADAGAGPPAPEAR, encoded by the coding sequence ATGGCACGACTGCCGCGGTGGTACTCCGGGCTGGGAGCGGGGATCGTCCGGATCGCCGAGCGGATGAACCAACGGCGGGAGGGCGACGAGGAACCCGGCGCCGACGTCCTGACCAAGGGCGGCACGGAGCACGGGGACGGCCCGGCCGACGAGCCGGAGGAGGCCGCCGACCGGCCCGATCCGGTCACGGTGATCCCCTGGGGCATCCGGGTCGCGGCCGAGGCGGGATGGCGGCTGCTGGTCCTCGCGGGGACGCTCTGGGTGCTGATGCGGGTCATCAGCGCCGTCCAGCTCGTCGTCCTCGCCTTCGCCTCCGCGCTGCTGATCACCGCGCTGCTCCAGCCCACCGTGGCCCGGCTGCTGCGGATCGGGCTGCCCCGGGGGCTCGCCACGGCGGTGACCGCCATCGCGGGCTTCGCGGTGATGGCGCTCGTCGGCTGGTTCGTCGTCTGGCAGGTGATGGAGAATCTGGACACCCTGTCGGACCGGGTCCGGGAGGGCATCCAGGAGCTGCGCCTCTGGGCGCTCGAAGGCCCGTTCCATGTCTCCGAGGGCCAGATCAACGATCTCGCCGACAACCTCAGCGACACCATCGGCAGCAATACCGAGGAGATCACCTCCGCCGGGCTCCAGGGCGTCACCGCGCTGATGGAGTTCCTGGCCGGGGCGCTGCTCGCGATGTTCTCGACGCTGTTCCTGCTCCACGACGGGCCGCGGATCTGGCAGTGGACCCTCAAGCTGGTTCCGGCGCAGGCCAGGCCCGGGGTCGCGAGCGCGGGTCCGCGCGCCTGGGCCACCCTGACCGCTTATGTGCGCGGGACGGTGCTGGTGGCGCTCATCGACGCGATCTTCATCGGGCTGGGGATCTGGTTCCTCGATGTGCCGATGGCCGTGCCGCTGGCGGTCTTCGTCTTCCTCTTCGCCTTCGTCCCGCTGGTGGGCGCGGTGCTCTCCGGAGCGCTCGCGGTGGTCGTGGCCCTGGTCACACAGGGCGTGTTCACCGCCCTGATGGTGCTGATCGTGGTGCTCGCCGTGCAGCAGATCGAGGGCCATGTGCTCCAGCCCTTCATCCTGGGCCGGGCGGTGCGGGTCCATCCGCTGGCGGTGGTCCTGTCCGTCGCCGTGGGCGGGCTGATCGCCGGGATCGGCGGCGCGGTCGTGGCCGTCCCGCTGGTCGCGGTCACCAACACGGTCGTGGTCCATCTGCGGCACTACGGGCGCCGACAGCGGGTGGCGGCGGCCCGTGCGCTCCCGGAGCCGAGGGCCGAGGGCGCGCCCGTGCCGCCGGGGCGCGCGGACGCGGGAGCGGGCCCGCCCGCGCCCGAGGCGCGCTAG